A single region of the Candidatus Glassbacteria bacterium genome encodes:
- a CDS encoding tetratricopeptide repeat protein produces MSIIAEALKKAQRKGRTGGDTPPPFELGKAKDAGQPKAAAQAQPAAPAPRAKPVTVPPVVSAGPAAKAAPASRAKKTAKPSGKPKIWQQRKVRIAAIFATVLVAFAAVIYYVNSVYLPGMTRGGVSATGEQLSASQPGSQPAEPQAGEPSRAAEEGEDATEKAAADAEEAPGGDAADPAVPPVPEAGSDQASAAVPEDASAENAGAESAGSELTFLPDAPEAGQMSGSVPDNAVPAPPLPRSPSSIVHKGEQDKRLREDIYHFNMAVYFQRKGDVREALSEYAEVIRLSPHNAEVYSNMGVLYNQIGEYEKAVSVLQKALLIDPNYSKARNNMAVAYYHGGQYELAFEQADRAVDLEPGNLDALNNMGLIYRRLNRAEQAEQSFRKALAVDPGYAAAHYNLALLFEQTGQLSLAARHYRSFLSGGGGSEQLNAKVGNRLRQLTPGALPVGN; encoded by the coding sequence ATGAGTATCATAGCCGAAGCATTGAAAAAGGCACAGCGTAAGGGCCGCACGGGTGGCGATACACCGCCGCCGTTCGAGCTGGGCAAGGCTAAGGACGCGGGGCAGCCCAAAGCGGCGGCCCAGGCTCAGCCGGCTGCTCCCGCTCCCAGGGCCAAGCCGGTGACCGTCCCGCCCGTGGTGAGCGCCGGACCCGCGGCCAAGGCAGCCCCGGCATCCAGGGCCAAAAAGACCGCGAAGCCCTCCGGAAAACCGAAAATCTGGCAGCAGCGCAAAGTGAGGATCGCGGCGATTTTCGCCACCGTGCTGGTGGCGTTCGCCGCTGTGATCTACTACGTAAATAGTGTCTACCTGCCGGGGATGACCCGGGGCGGCGTCTCGGCAACCGGCGAGCAGCTATCCGCATCTCAGCCGGGTTCACAGCCGGCCGAGCCTCAGGCTGGAGAGCCGTCGCGGGCGGCCGAAGAGGGCGAGGACGCAACTGAAAAAGCGGCGGCGGATGCAGAGGAAGCGCCTGGTGGCGATGCGGCTGATCCGGCTGTCCCGCCGGTCCCGGAAGCCGGTTCAGACCAGGCATCGGCCGCTGTACCGGAAGACGCATCCGCTGAAAACGCGGGTGCGGAAAGCGCCGGAAGTGAGTTGACTTTCCTGCCGGACGCTCCGGAGGCCGGGCAGATGTCAGGATCGGTGCCGGATAACGCTGTTCCCGCGCCGCCGCTCCCTCGATCTCCGAGTTCGATTGTCCACAAGGGCGAGCAGGACAAGCGCCTTCGCGAGGATATCTACCATTTCAACATGGCTGTCTATTTCCAGCGCAAGGGCGATGTCCGCGAGGCGTTGAGCGAATACGCTGAAGTGATCCGTCTTTCCCCGCATAACGCCGAAGTTTACAGTAATATGGGTGTGCTCTACAACCAGATCGGTGAATATGAAAAAGCTGTTTCCGTACTGCAGAAAGCGCTGCTGATCGATCCGAATTACAGTAAAGCCCGCAACAATATGGCCGTGGCCTATTACCACGGCGGCCAGTATGAACTGGCGTTCGAGCAGGCCGACAGGGCGGTCGATCTGGAGCCGGGCAACCTGGATGCGCTGAACAACATGGGCCTGATTTATCGCAGGCTGAACAGGGCCGAGCAGGCCGAGCAGAGTTTCCGCAAGGCGCTGGCTGTCGATCCGGGATACGCGGCGGCCCACTACAATCTCGCCCTCCTTTTCGAGCAGACCGGCCAGCTTTCGCTCGCCGCCCGCCACTACCGTTCTTTCCTCTCCGGCGGAGGCGGCTCGGAGCAGCTTAACGCCAAGGTCGGCAACCGCTTGCGACAACTGACTCCCGGCGCCTTGCCTGTCGGCAACTGA
- the xerD gene encoding site-specific tyrosine recombinase XerD: MSDENDTAGSAPPVPRTFLLEQFGDYLVFERNLAANTIGAYTRDVACFAAEAVRAGAGGPADIDRALVADYLNELAETGLAASSLSRKLSSIRLYFRFLCGEDVVRSNPARKLELPRRGRKLPEVLTLDEIVAMLNEIDTAKAGGLRDRALIELMYGTGMRVSEVVGLRLEDIRFTEALVIVFGKGGKERVVPLGELALAALGEYIAIERPLLDKGGGGASVFLNRRGGRPVTRMGIWKILQKYARLAGIESRVYPHVFRHSFATHLVENGADLRVVQEMLGHADISTTKIYSHLSSDTLRQVHRDFHPRA; this comes from the coding sequence ATGAGTGACGAAAACGATACAGCCGGCTCCGCTCCGCCTGTCCCACGCACTTTCCTGCTCGAGCAGTTCGGGGACTATCTGGTGTTCGAGCGTAACCTGGCGGCCAACACTATCGGCGCTTACACGCGCGATGTGGCCTGTTTTGCCGCTGAGGCTGTGCGCGCGGGAGCAGGCGGGCCAGCGGATATCGACCGCGCACTCGTAGCCGATTATCTGAACGAGCTGGCCGAGACCGGCCTGGCGGCCAGTTCGCTGTCGCGCAAGCTGAGTTCCATTCGTCTCTATTTCCGTTTCCTCTGCGGCGAAGATGTGGTGCGGTCGAATCCCGCCCGTAAGCTGGAATTGCCCCGCCGCGGCCGTAAGCTGCCCGAAGTCCTGACCCTGGACGAAATCGTGGCCATGCTGAACGAAATAGATACAGCGAAAGCCGGCGGGCTGCGCGACAGGGCGTTGATCGAGCTGATGTACGGCACCGGGATGCGCGTATCGGAAGTCGTTGGGCTGCGCCTGGAGGATATTCGCTTCACCGAGGCGCTGGTGATAGTGTTCGGCAAGGGCGGCAAGGAGCGGGTTGTCCCGCTCGGTGAGCTGGCACTGGCCGCTCTGGGTGAATATATCGCAATCGAACGCCCCCTGCTGGACAAGGGCGGAGGCGGAGCGAGCGTTTTTCTCAACCGGCGCGGCGGCAGACCGGTCACCAGGATGGGAATCTGGAAAATACTGCAGAAATACGCCCGTCTCGCGGGTATCGAAAGCCGGGTTTATCCCCACGTGTTCCGTCACTCATTCGCCACGCATCTGGTCGAAAACGGCGCGGACCTGCGGGTTGTCCAGGAGATGTTAGGGCACGCGGATATCAGCACGACCAAGATCTACTCCCACCTTTCCAGCGACACTCTCCGTCAGGTTCATCGCGACTTTCATCCCCGGGCCTAG
- a CDS encoding MBL fold metallo-hydrolase — translation MLAVRKIQLDPLQSNCYLAWDEDSGAGVVIDPGGEGARIIAEIESRRIKPQYILNTHGHGDHVAANRAVRTRFGVPLLIHPDEAPLLADPRLNMSAFYGLPVVSPPADGFLEVGGRVEFGGHELEVLHTPGHSPGGVSFHGHGVVFTGDALFMGSVGRTDFPGCDEDLLLSKIRENLLTLPDDTIVYPGHGRDTTIGIEKRHNPFLI, via the coding sequence ATGCTCGCAGTGCGCAAGATTCAGCTTGATCCGCTGCAGTCCAACTGCTACCTGGCCTGGGACGAAGACTCGGGCGCCGGCGTGGTGATCGACCCCGGCGGCGAGGGGGCGAGGATTATCGCCGAAATCGAAAGCCGGCGGATAAAACCGCAGTATATCCTCAATACCCACGGCCACGGCGACCATGTGGCCGCCAACCGGGCGGTAAGGACAAGGTTCGGTGTTCCGCTGCTGATCCACCCGGACGAGGCTCCCCTGCTGGCCGACCCCCGGCTGAACATGAGCGCGTTCTACGGCCTGCCGGTTGTCAGCCCGCCGGCCGATGGCTTCCTGGAGGTTGGCGGTCGGGTTGAGTTCGGCGGACACGAACTGGAGGTGCTCCACACGCCGGGTCATAGCCCGGGAGGAGTATCGTTCCACGGGCACGGGGTGGTTTTTACCGGTGACGCTCTGTTCATGGGTTCGGTCGGCCGGACCGATTTTCCCGGCTGCGATGAGGATTTGCTGCTCTCGAAAATCAGGGAAAACCTGCTCACGCTGCCGGATGATACGATAGTCTACCCCGGCCACGGCCGCGATACGACGATCGGTATCGAGAAGCGGCACAACCCGTTCCTGATATGA
- the uvrC gene encoding excinuclease ABC subunit UvrC has translation MAGQNAKCGSESAVEQKLSTLPMRPGVYMMRDEAGKIIYVGKAKKLANRVRSYFRGTPANPKVAAMVSRIATFDYLVTDSEIEALLLECNLIKEHRPRYNVDLKDDKRYPFLKVTTAEPFPRAFVTRKYSNDGSRYFGPYTDAGALRTTLEVLGKVFPLRTCRHKLPEQRGARECLNFHLGHCSAPCHGHITEADYAEMVAEVIQFLEGRTEPIADRLRHKMKAASEGLDFELAARCRDQLKAVEKVSQRQRMDAPGGEDADVVALSVDGRDACAVVFKIRGGKMLGSEHRLLRNNLQEPPEEVLNAFIGHTYLGDREYPPAVYLSHRIEDAGLYEKWLSQRSGRKVRLHVPERGDKVRLVRMAERNSHLLLEEVVMHREQARQRVPEALLELQKTLGLKRLPRLIVCFDVSTIQGSHAVAAMSCSRNGKPLKSAYRKFRIRRESGQDDFAMMKEAVGRYFSRVAGGEIECPHLVVIDGGKGQLGAAVEAISETGLELPQIVALAKREEELYLPGNPEPFGLSRRSEALRMLMRVRDEAHRFAVEYHRKVRSKNTLDSKLNRIPGIGPSRTAALLEEFGSPAAVARASVEQLSGVKGFSQAMARKVADFLNDGKSDARSAQDSA, from the coding sequence ATGGCCGGGCAAAACGCAAAATGCGGGAGCGAATCCGCTGTCGAGCAGAAACTGTCCACTCTGCCCATGCGGCCGGGCGTGTACATGATGCGCGACGAGGCGGGGAAGATTATTTATGTCGGCAAAGCCAAGAAACTGGCCAACAGGGTCCGCAGTTATTTCCGGGGAACTCCGGCCAATCCCAAGGTGGCCGCGATGGTGAGCCGGATCGCCACGTTCGACTATCTTGTCACTGACAGCGAGATCGAGGCCCTGCTGCTGGAGTGCAACCTGATCAAGGAACACCGTCCGCGCTACAACGTCGACCTCAAGGACGACAAGCGCTATCCCTTTCTCAAGGTTACCACGGCCGAGCCGTTCCCGCGCGCGTTTGTCACCCGCAAGTACAGCAACGACGGTTCGCGCTATTTCGGGCCGTACACCGATGCCGGCGCCCTGCGCACCACCCTGGAGGTGTTGGGCAAGGTGTTCCCCCTGCGCACCTGCCGTCACAAGCTGCCCGAGCAGCGCGGTGCGCGCGAGTGCCTGAACTTCCACCTGGGGCATTGCTCGGCCCCCTGCCACGGACATATTACGGAAGCAGACTACGCTGAGATGGTGGCCGAGGTGATCCAGTTCCTGGAAGGCCGCACCGAGCCGATCGCCGACAGGCTGCGGCACAAGATGAAAGCGGCGTCCGAGGGCTTGGATTTCGAGCTGGCGGCGCGCTGCCGCGACCAGTTGAAGGCCGTGGAGAAAGTCAGTCAGCGCCAGCGGATGGATGCGCCGGGGGGAGAGGACGCAGACGTGGTGGCCTTGTCGGTGGACGGCCGCGACGCCTGCGCGGTGGTGTTCAAAATCCGCGGCGGAAAGATGCTGGGCAGCGAGCACCGCCTCCTGCGCAACAACCTTCAAGAGCCGCCCGAAGAGGTACTCAACGCCTTTATCGGCCACACCTACCTGGGAGACAGGGAATACCCTCCCGCCGTCTATCTCAGCCACCGGATCGAGGACGCGGGACTCTACGAAAAGTGGCTGAGCCAGCGTTCAGGGCGCAAGGTGCGCCTTCACGTTCCCGAGCGGGGCGACAAGGTCCGGCTGGTGCGGATGGCCGAGCGCAACAGCCACCTTCTGCTCGAGGAAGTCGTGATGCACCGCGAGCAGGCGCGCCAGCGGGTGCCCGAGGCCCTGCTTGAGCTGCAGAAAACCCTGGGCCTCAAACGCCTGCCACGGCTGATCGTCTGTTTCGACGTCTCGACGATCCAGGGCAGCCACGCCGTGGCCGCGATGAGCTGTTCGCGGAACGGCAAACCGCTCAAGAGCGCATACCGCAAGTTCCGGATTCGCCGTGAGAGCGGGCAGGACGATTTTGCGATGATGAAGGAGGCCGTGGGCCGCTATTTCAGCCGGGTGGCCGGTGGTGAAATCGAATGCCCGCACCTGGTTGTGATCGACGGGGGCAAGGGCCAGCTTGGCGCGGCGGTGGAGGCGATCAGTGAAACGGGTCTGGAACTGCCGCAGATTGTAGCCCTGGCCAAGCGCGAGGAGGAGCTGTACCTGCCGGGAAACCCGGAGCCGTTCGGTCTTTCCCGGCGCAGCGAGGCGCTGCGCATGCTGATGCGGGTCCGCGACGAGGCCCATCGTTTCGCGGTGGAATACCATCGCAAGGTCCGCAGCAAAAATACGCTCGATTCAAAGCTCAACCGGATCCCCGGAATAGGGCCGTCCAGGACAGCCGCGCTGCTGGAGGAATTCGGCTCGCCGGCGGCTGTGGCCCGGGCCTCTGTCGAGCAGCTGTCGGGAGTTAAAGGGTTTTCGCAGGCGATGGCCCGCAAGGTGGCGGACTTTCTGAACGATGGGAAAAGCGATGCTCGCAGTGCGCAAGATTCAGCTTGA
- a CDS encoding AAA family ATPase gives MYLDFYGLQEKPFSLTPDPRFLFLSDSHRQALDHMTYGIQEREGFILIAGDIGTGKTTICRELLDRLDDNVATALILNPLLSEQELLEAVVEDFALGIKRVVAADGGGEKSSRKVFDSLDEETQNALELNPLMPGERVLRNILEKVQQPAAERPTKKELIDRLNAYLLELVEQGGNAVLIIDEAQNLSLEVLEQVRILSNLETTKQKLLQIVLVGQLELKRKLESTALRQLNQRIAIRYQLNPLRFEETKRYIEHRLFVAGSNSSVTFSEDAFQQLYDYSRGVPRLVNLICERCLLAGYVDQARKLDGNTVLRCRESLEGNMEAGPAPKIEQPQLQDKAPAGEVEEDLAGAAGEHRPDEAVEQPWERKKSGLSGPLKTVIIGLAMVALIVAASLLTWNIAKRNGGAPAGTTTAAPSPQREGIETNAVQRSPEVPAVRLAFSLQLGAFRSLEDALEQARLFDEQGLERELFVVPLHVAQLGGRWYRLFYGGFPSSDASRTELGRLEERGILRQGRARVVETSLAYNLGDFGDRASAEQRGGEYMRRWRIPFYVLALHKEERNNTWRLYAGAFENRDQAAFLGDRIDEAGLSGTLVERLGYWPFN, from the coding sequence ATGTACCTCGACTTTTACGGACTCCAGGAGAAACCGTTTTCCCTGACACCCGACCCCCGGTTTCTCTTCCTCAGCGACAGCCATCGCCAGGCCCTGGACCACATGACTTACGGGATCCAGGAGCGGGAGGGGTTTATCCTGATCGCGGGAGATATCGGCACCGGCAAAACAACTATCTGCCGGGAACTGCTGGATCGCCTGGACGATAATGTCGCTACCGCCCTGATTCTGAACCCGCTGCTCAGCGAACAGGAACTCCTGGAAGCCGTTGTCGAGGATTTCGCCCTCGGGATCAAGCGGGTCGTGGCAGCCGACGGCGGCGGGGAAAAGTCCAGCCGCAAAGTGTTCGACAGCCTGGATGAGGAAACTCAGAACGCCCTGGAACTCAATCCGCTGATGCCTGGTGAACGGGTGCTGCGCAACATCCTGGAAAAAGTCCAGCAGCCCGCAGCCGAACGTCCGACCAAAAAAGAGCTTATCGACCGTCTGAACGCCTACCTGCTGGAACTGGTGGAGCAGGGGGGCAACGCGGTCCTGATTATCGACGAGGCGCAGAACCTGTCGCTCGAGGTGCTCGAGCAGGTCAGGATCCTCTCGAACCTGGAAACAACCAAGCAGAAGCTGCTGCAGATTGTCCTGGTGGGCCAGCTCGAACTCAAGCGCAAGCTCGAAAGCACTGCGCTGCGTCAGCTGAACCAGCGGATCGCGATCCGCTACCAGTTGAACCCGCTGAGGTTCGAGGAGACCAAGCGCTATATCGAGCACCGGCTGTTCGTAGCCGGTTCCAACAGTTCGGTCACGTTCAGCGAGGATGCGTTCCAGCAGCTTTACGACTATTCCCGCGGCGTACCCCGGCTGGTCAACCTGATCTGCGAGCGTTGCCTGCTGGCCGGCTATGTCGACCAGGCCCGCAAGCTGGATGGCAATACCGTCTTGCGTTGCCGGGAGTCGCTGGAAGGTAACATGGAGGCCGGTCCGGCCCCGAAAATCGAACAACCGCAGCTTCAGGACAAAGCTCCCGCGGGGGAAGTCGAGGAGGATTTGGCCGGGGCAGCCGGGGAACATCGTCCCGATGAAGCGGTGGAGCAACCCTGGGAGCGCAAAAAAAGCGGCCTGTCCGGTCCCCTTAAAACCGTTATAATTGGCCTGGCCATGGTCGCACTGATTGTGGCCGCCTCTTTGCTGACCTGGAATATCGCAAAACGAAACGGCGGCGCTCCTGCCGGCACAACGACCGCGGCACCCTCGCCGCAGCGTGAAGGTATCGAGACCAATGCGGTTCAGCGCTCGCCGGAGGTCCCGGCGGTCAGGCTTGCGTTTTCGTTGCAGTTGGGAGCATTCCGCAGTCTGGAAGATGCGCTGGAGCAGGCACGCCTGTTCGATGAGCAGGGACTGGAGCGTGAACTGTTCGTGGTGCCGCTCCACGTGGCGCAGCTTGGGGGACGGTGGTACAGGCTGTTCTACGGCGGGTTTCCCTCCAGCGATGCGAGCCGGACCGAACTGGGCAGGCTCGAGGAGCGCGGAATCCTGCGCCAGGGCAGAGCCCGTGTGGTAGAAACCTCGCTGGCTTATAACTTGGGTGATTTCGGTGACCGGGCCAGCGCCGAGCAGAGAGGCGGCGAGTACATGCGCCGCTGGCGGATTCCATTCTACGTGCTGGCGCTGCATAAAGAGGAACGGAACAACACCTGGCGGCTGTATGCCGGGGCATTTGAAAACCGGGACCAGGCCGCATTTCTCGGTGACAGGATCGACGAGGCGGGCTTGAGCGGGACTCTGGTCGAGCGGCTCGGTTACTGGCCGTTTAATTAA